One window from the genome of Hippoglossus hippoglossus isolate fHipHip1 chromosome 6, fHipHip1.pri, whole genome shotgun sequence encodes:
- the tsnaxip1 gene encoding translin-associated factor X-interacting protein 1 isoform X2, which translates to MSPHRDIKLPPLPPSQKQRLTNDHSVQNNTVQTREEGQEGASAVRKLCVAGGSHIYAGAGRKPQLLMHMESYVTRELHTISPSEPKHQEVKLQVYRHIFGGFIKEFKTYQPILSAIKKEYENTLAYQQDQIQELEPLRSQLWLVREECERKIQARLGEEQAEIGALKREKQQLQRDIEDTREKETGIQQVVERLQCELSNQYLRYREERDARRLLIGQLSYLTRASGKEELTADENTEAKDPEELQLALRVCRGDLTTAQEELTRMKAEYWDVVPRRNWDTLEQTHKQTLLQLKTLQGDFSQLRSEYDTLLELHKGGDVQVETLDSTTVQVDLSVSKGQSQIQSSQRESDTLTVQEFREAVSTAFPLKTDEGINELVTLAQSEADRNNDIISSQRLHSLLEESVVAAQPPVPDQSEENVESNRSPASN; encoded by the exons ATGTCACCGCACAGAGATATTAAACTTCCGCCTTTACCGCCGTCACAAAAACAAAG ACTTACAAATGACCACAGTGTTCAAAATAACACTGTCCAGACGCGAGAGGAAGGACAAGAAGGAGCAAGTGCAGTGAGAAAG TTGTGTGTTGCAGGCGGCAGTCACATTTATGCAGGCGCAGGGAGAAAGCCCCAACTGCTGATGCACATGGAAAGCTATGTGACAAGGGAGCTTCATACTATCAGTCCCAGTGAGCCCAAACACCAGGAAGTGAAGCTACAG GTCTACCGTCATATCTTTGGTGGTTTCATCAAAGAGTTCAAAACCTACCAACCCATTCTGTCTGCTATCAAAAAGGAATATGAAAACACGTTAG CATACCAGCAGGATCAAATCCAAGAACTGGAACCGCTGCGATCCCAACTGTGGCTGGTGAGGGAGGAATGTGAGCGGAAGATTCAAGCTCGCTTGGGAGAGGAGCAGGCTGAGATTGGAGCCTTGAAAagggagaagcagcagctgcagagggacATTGAGGACACGAGGGAGAAAGAAACGGGCATTCAGCAAGTG GTAGAACGTCTGCAGTGTGAACTGTCCAACCAGTATCTGCGATACCGGGAGGAGCGTGACGCCCGCAGGTTGCTGATTGGACAGCTCAGTTACCTAACAAGAGCTTCTGGGAAGGAGGAGctcactgcagatgaaaatacaG AGGCCAAGgacccagaggagctgcagctcgcTCTGAGGGTATGTCGGGGAGACCTGACTACAGCCCAGGAGGAGCTCACCAGGATGAAGGCAGAGTACTGGGATGTTGTACCACGACGCAACTGGGACACcctggaacaaacacacaagcagacactcCTGCAG TTGAAGACGCTGCAGGGTGACTTTAGTCAGCTGAGGAGTGAGTATGACACCTTGCTGGAGCTCCATAAAGGAGGTGACGTGCAGGTTGAGACTCTCGACTCCACCACTGTGCAG GTGGATTTGAGTGTGTCTAAAGGGCAAAGCCAAATTCAGTCCAGCCAGCGTGAGAGCGACACCCTCACTGTCCAGGAGTTCAG gGAAGCCGTGAGCACAGCGTTCCCTCTGAAGACGGATGAGGGAATCAATGAACTTGTGACCTTGGCTCAAAGTGAAGCAGACagaaacaatgacatcatctcCTCCCAGAGGCTCCACAGCTTG CTTGAAGAATCTGTTGTGGCAGCACAACCTCCAGTTCCTGACCAATCCGAGGAAAACGTTGAATCAAATCGTTCTCCAGCCAGCAACTGa
- the tsnaxip1 gene encoding translin-associated factor X-interacting protein 1 isoform X1, which translates to MSPHRDIKLPPLPPSQKQRLTNDHSVQNNTVQTREEGQEGASAVRKLCVAGGSHIYAGAGRKPQLLMHMESYVTRELHTISPSEPKHQEVKLQVYRHIFGGFIKEFKTYQPILSAIKKEYENTLAYQQDQIQELEPLRSQLWLVREECERKIQARLGEEQAEIGALKREKQQLQRDIEDTREKETGIQQVVERLQCELSNQYLRYREERDARRLLIGQLSYLTRASGKEELTADENTEEAKDPEELQLALRVCRGDLTTAQEELTRMKAEYWDVVPRRNWDTLEQTHKQTLLQLKTLQGDFSQLRSEYDTLLELHKGGDVQVETLDSTTVQVDLSVSKGQSQIQSSQRESDTLTVQEFREAVSTAFPLKTDEGINELVTLAQSEADRNNDIISSQRLHSLLEESVVAAQPPVPDQSEENVESNRSPASN; encoded by the exons ATGTCACCGCACAGAGATATTAAACTTCCGCCTTTACCGCCGTCACAAAAACAAAG ACTTACAAATGACCACAGTGTTCAAAATAACACTGTCCAGACGCGAGAGGAAGGACAAGAAGGAGCAAGTGCAGTGAGAAAG TTGTGTGTTGCAGGCGGCAGTCACATTTATGCAGGCGCAGGGAGAAAGCCCCAACTGCTGATGCACATGGAAAGCTATGTGACAAGGGAGCTTCATACTATCAGTCCCAGTGAGCCCAAACACCAGGAAGTGAAGCTACAG GTCTACCGTCATATCTTTGGTGGTTTCATCAAAGAGTTCAAAACCTACCAACCCATTCTGTCTGCTATCAAAAAGGAATATGAAAACACGTTAG CATACCAGCAGGATCAAATCCAAGAACTGGAACCGCTGCGATCCCAACTGTGGCTGGTGAGGGAGGAATGTGAGCGGAAGATTCAAGCTCGCTTGGGAGAGGAGCAGGCTGAGATTGGAGCCTTGAAAagggagaagcagcagctgcagagggacATTGAGGACACGAGGGAGAAAGAAACGGGCATTCAGCAAGTG GTAGAACGTCTGCAGTGTGAACTGTCCAACCAGTATCTGCGATACCGGGAGGAGCGTGACGCCCGCAGGTTGCTGATTGGACAGCTCAGTTACCTAACAAGAGCTTCTGGGAAGGAGGAGctcactgcagatgaaaatacaG AAGAGGCCAAGgacccagaggagctgcagctcgcTCTGAGGGTATGTCGGGGAGACCTGACTACAGCCCAGGAGGAGCTCACCAGGATGAAGGCAGAGTACTGGGATGTTGTACCACGACGCAACTGGGACACcctggaacaaacacacaagcagacactcCTGCAG TTGAAGACGCTGCAGGGTGACTTTAGTCAGCTGAGGAGTGAGTATGACACCTTGCTGGAGCTCCATAAAGGAGGTGACGTGCAGGTTGAGACTCTCGACTCCACCACTGTGCAG GTGGATTTGAGTGTGTCTAAAGGGCAAAGCCAAATTCAGTCCAGCCAGCGTGAGAGCGACACCCTCACTGTCCAGGAGTTCAG gGAAGCCGTGAGCACAGCGTTCCCTCTGAAGACGGATGAGGGAATCAATGAACTTGTGACCTTGGCTCAAAGTGAAGCAGACagaaacaatgacatcatctcCTCCCAGAGGCTCCACAGCTTG CTTGAAGAATCTGTTGTGGCAGCACAACCTCCAGTTCCTGACCAATCCGAGGAAAACGTTGAATCAAATCGTTCTCCAGCCAGCAACTGa
- the tsnaxip1 gene encoding translin-associated factor X-interacting protein 1 isoform X3 yields the protein MHMESYVTRELHTISPSEPKHQEVKLQVYRHIFGGFIKEFKTYQPILSAIKKEYENTLAYQQDQIQELEPLRSQLWLVREECERKIQARLGEEQAEIGALKREKQQLQRDIEDTREKETGIQQVVERLQCELSNQYLRYREERDARRLLIGQLSYLTRASGKEELTADENTEEAKDPEELQLALRVCRGDLTTAQEELTRMKAEYWDVVPRRNWDTLEQTHKQTLLQLKTLQGDFSQLRSEYDTLLELHKGGDVQVETLDSTTVQVDLSVSKGQSQIQSSQRESDTLTVQEFREAVSTAFPLKTDEGINELVTLAQSEADRNNDIISSQRLHSLLEESVVAAQPPVPDQSEENVESNRSPASN from the exons ATGCACATGGAAAGCTATGTGACAAGGGAGCTTCATACTATCAGTCCCAGTGAGCCCAAACACCAGGAAGTGAAGCTACAG GTCTACCGTCATATCTTTGGTGGTTTCATCAAAGAGTTCAAAACCTACCAACCCATTCTGTCTGCTATCAAAAAGGAATATGAAAACACGTTAG CATACCAGCAGGATCAAATCCAAGAACTGGAACCGCTGCGATCCCAACTGTGGCTGGTGAGGGAGGAATGTGAGCGGAAGATTCAAGCTCGCTTGGGAGAGGAGCAGGCTGAGATTGGAGCCTTGAAAagggagaagcagcagctgcagagggacATTGAGGACACGAGGGAGAAAGAAACGGGCATTCAGCAAGTG GTAGAACGTCTGCAGTGTGAACTGTCCAACCAGTATCTGCGATACCGGGAGGAGCGTGACGCCCGCAGGTTGCTGATTGGACAGCTCAGTTACCTAACAAGAGCTTCTGGGAAGGAGGAGctcactgcagatgaaaatacaG AAGAGGCCAAGgacccagaggagctgcagctcgcTCTGAGGGTATGTCGGGGAGACCTGACTACAGCCCAGGAGGAGCTCACCAGGATGAAGGCAGAGTACTGGGATGTTGTACCACGACGCAACTGGGACACcctggaacaaacacacaagcagacactcCTGCAG TTGAAGACGCTGCAGGGTGACTTTAGTCAGCTGAGGAGTGAGTATGACACCTTGCTGGAGCTCCATAAAGGAGGTGACGTGCAGGTTGAGACTCTCGACTCCACCACTGTGCAG GTGGATTTGAGTGTGTCTAAAGGGCAAAGCCAAATTCAGTCCAGCCAGCGTGAGAGCGACACCCTCACTGTCCAGGAGTTCAG gGAAGCCGTGAGCACAGCGTTCCCTCTGAAGACGGATGAGGGAATCAATGAACTTGTGACCTTGGCTCAAAGTGAAGCAGACagaaacaatgacatcatctcCTCCCAGAGGCTCCACAGCTTG CTTGAAGAATCTGTTGTGGCAGCACAACCTCCAGTTCCTGACCAATCCGAGGAAAACGTTGAATCAAATCGTTCTCCAGCCAGCAACTGa
- the nutf2 gene encoding nuclear transport factor 2 isoform X1 encodes MVDQPPWEQIGSSFVQHYYQVFDSDRTQLGCIYIDASCLTWEGQQFQGKRAIVEKLSSLPFTKIAHSITAQDHQPTPDCCILSMVVGQLKADEDPIMGFHQSFILKNINDAWVCTNDMFRLAIHNFG; translated from the exons ATGGTGGACCAGCCTCCGTGGGAGCAGATAGGTTCCAGCTTCGTGCAGCACTATTACCAGGTGTTTGACTCTGACAGAACACAACTTGGATGCATATAT ATAGATGCATCATGCCTTACGTGGGAAGGACAACAGTTCCAGGGGAAAAGAGCAATTGTCGAGAAACTCTCA AGCCTCCCCTTCACAAAAATAGCGCATAGTATAACAGCGCAAGATCACCAGCCCACTCCAGACTGCTGCATCTTGAGTATGGTTGTAGGACAGCTAAAA gcTGACGAAGACCCCATCATGGGATTCCATCAGAGTTTCATCCTCAAGAACATTAACGATGCATGGGTGTGCACCAATGACATGTTCAGGCTGGCCATTCACAACTTTGGCTAG
- the nutf2 gene encoding nuclear transport factor 2 isoform X2, translated as MVDQPPWEQIGSSFVQHYYQIDASCLTWEGQQFQGKRAIVEKLSSLPFTKIAHSITAQDHQPTPDCCILSMVVGQLKADEDPIMGFHQSFILKNINDAWVCTNDMFRLAIHNFG; from the exons ATGGTGGACCAGCCTCCGTGGGAGCAGATAGGTTCCAGCTTCGTGCAGCACTATTACCAG ATAGATGCATCATGCCTTACGTGGGAAGGACAACAGTTCCAGGGGAAAAGAGCAATTGTCGAGAAACTCTCA AGCCTCCCCTTCACAAAAATAGCGCATAGTATAACAGCGCAAGATCACCAGCCCACTCCAGACTGCTGCATCTTGAGTATGGTTGTAGGACAGCTAAAA gcTGACGAAGACCCCATCATGGGATTCCATCAGAGTTTCATCCTCAAGAACATTAACGATGCATGGGTGTGCACCAATGACATGTTCAGGCTGGCCATTCACAACTTTGGCTAG